The Candidatus Cloacimonas sp. DNA window GATCATTTAGGAACGCTTACCCGTTTGCGCATTATGCACAAATTGAAAGCATTAGCGGCAAGAGCGAAAGATGGACAGAATATAATGGAAGGATTACATTTATAATGCGTTATCTGTTTATGGGCTCTTCCGATTATGGCTTACCAGCTCTTGCCAAACTGATTCAAAATGGCTATCAACCTTCGCTGGTCATAAGCCAGCCCCATAGACCTTCCGGAAGAAATTTACAGAAAACACCGACCCCTGTTTCTCAATTTGCTCTGGAGCATAAGTTGCCGCTTTATAATCCTGAGGACATAAATTCTGAGGAAAGTATTGCCAAATTAGCTGATTATGAGGCAGATATAATAATTTCTGCCTCCTATGGCAATTATCTTGGAAAAAAAGTGCGAATGCTTTGTCCTTTCAGAGCTGTAAATCTACATCCTTCTCTTTTGCCCAAATACAGAGGTTCCACTCCCATTCAAAGCGCTATTTTAAAAGGAGAAACGGAAACGGGAACCACTATTTTCCAGATAACGGCAAAAATGGATGCGGGACCCATATTTAGGCAGGAAAAGCTATCCATTTCGGAAAAGGAGAATTACACCGATTTGTTGGAACGGCTTAAACAACAAGCAGCTGACATTCTTTGGCTTTTCTGGCAAGATTTGTTGAAGGGAAAAGAACTTAGCCATTCTGAACAAGATGAAAGCCAAGCAACCTGGTGTTCAACTTTTAACAAACAAAGCGGTTTGATTAACTGGTCAAACCAAGCAAAAAATATCCACAATCAAATCCGTGCTTTTTCTTTAACTCCCGGTGCTTGGACTTATTTTAGAGCAAAAACAATGAAAATTCTGGCGTCGGAATTAACTGCCAAATTGGCGGAAGGAAAGCCGGGACAAATATGCTGCCTTGACAAAAAAAGCGGCTTCTTTGTTAATTGTATGGATTATAAATTGCTTATTACTAAAGTTCAGGCAGAAGGCAAAAAGATTATGGATGCCGCCGCTTTTATCAATGGAGCGCGCCTTTTGTCTGAAGAAATATTAGGAAGCTAACAATGAAAAAAGAATATTTTGCCATTATTAAATTCCCCGTTTTTGTCGGCTTATCGCTTCTTATCGTTTTGCTGATTTTCTTTTTTATGGTTTTGGGCAGTTATCACAATTTGGGACTTTCTGCCTGGGGGAATATTTTTTACACTCTCATTTTTATTCTGATTATTGTTCTCATTGCCAGCTGGATTTTAACTCTTATCAGCACGCATCGAAAAATCAAGCCCCGCTGGCTACGCATATATCTTTCTTGGGTTTTGTCACATATATTTTATCATCTGGCAATGTGGATCTCCGTTCTCTTTTTCCAGAAAAAGACCTCGATGCAAGAGTCCTTTTTATACTTTAACAACGAAATTGTGGTTACCAATTACCAAGGAATGAATTCCAAAAATCTGCTTTTGCTTTTACCACACTGCCTTCAGAACTCAAATTGCAAAATCCGCATCAATAATAATATTGTGGAATGCCAAGAATGCGGTGGCTGCGATATGGCAAAAATGAAAGCAATTACCAGAGACAGACAAATTAAGGCAGCGGTTGCATCCGGTGGCTCTTTGGCAAGAAAATTGGTGAAGGACACACATCCTGATATCATTATCGCCGTTGCTTGTCACCGGGATTTAACAGATGGTGTGCGTGAAAGTTGGCGTTATCCTGTTTACTCTGTTCTGAACGAAAGACCCAAAGGTCCTTGTTTTGAAACGACGGTAAGCTCTTCGGTAATTGATTTTGCAGTGAACAAATTTATTTGAAAGGAGTGCCTAACTTGAAGCGTATCAATCTTTTTACCGTTATCATCATCCTGCTGCTCAATGCGTTTGTTACAATGGCGTTAATTAATAGATATATGGATAAAAATGCCATAAATAACGATTATATATCTCAAAACAACTCTCAGCCCAATAAAGCGTCATCTGCCAAAAGGATAAATTCCATCACGGAAGCCGTTAAAGCTGTTGAGCCAGCGGTGGTAAGCATCAATGTTATCAAAACAGAATATGTGCGTGCCGCCAGTCCTTTTGGATTCGGTTTTTTTGATTTTTTTGGATTAACTCCGATGATGCGTCAGGTAGAATCAATCGGGAGCGGAGTTATTTATGATAAAAGTGGCTTGATTATAACTAATGCCCATGTAGTTAGCGGGGCATCTCAAATTAAAGTTATTTTGCCTGATAAAAGAGAATTTACAGGAACCGTAGTAGGGATTGATGAAATACACGATATCGCCAAGGTTAAAATTAATTCCAATAATTTACCCGTTGCCGAATTAGGAAATTCCAGCGATCTGATTACCGGAGAATGGAGTATCGCTTTAGGCAATCCTTATGGCTTTTTAATGAACGATTCCAAGCCCAGTGTTTCGGTGGGAGTGATTTCTGCCGTAAATAGAAATTTTGCCGCCCGCCAAGATAAACGCGAATATAAAGCTATGATTCAAACCGACGCTGCCATCAATCCCGGAAATAGTGGAGGACCGTTGGTTAATATCAATGGCGAAGTTGTTGGCATCAATACTTTTATCTTTTCCGAAAACGGAGGCAATATCGGAATAGGATTTGCCATACCCATCAATTATGTGAAGAGCATTTTGGCTAAAATATGAAAAAATTTCACTTTATTTTGCTGCTGGCTATATTTACCAGCAGCTCTTTTTTTGCTATTTCCCAAAAGTTACCAAATTCCGAAGGGGCAAAAACCCCTGGCATAAATCCCCAAAGCATTGTCTCCGTTTATAATACACCGGGCGATACTTTAACCGTCATCCAGCGTCCTCTTTTGAATATTCCGGCTATTGTCATTCCCGGCGAAACATTTACTATAACCTGTTTGGCACCCCAAAATACCACGAACTGGAATGCCTGGCTAAGGCAACAAAACAAACGCCTTAGTTTAGCGGTCACAAATAGCGAGTGGTTAACTCAGCCAGACCGCTGGGAAATTGATGTTCTCGTTCCTTCCGTTTCGGTTTATGAATTATACGATTTGGAGGTCTCTGCCAGCGGAGGAATTTCCGATTTTACCCAAAATGCCGTGCAAGTAATTCCTACTCGCAAAAACAATTACTATTTCGTGCACATCACGGATTCGCATATTCCCAATCGTTTATATTATCCCAATGCGGGTTATGATACGGATTCTACTGAGGTAAATAATCTCCGGGCAGTGATAGATGATATCAATATTATTCATCCCGAGTTTGTTCTTTTTACCGGCGATTTAGTCAACGAAGGAGAGTTGGAGGGTTTTGCAAACCAATATTGGTATGGATGGGGTCAACACTTACTGGCGGAATTGGATGTTCCGGTTTATGTAACCTCCGGAAATCATGACATTGGCGGTTGGGATGAAACCCCACCTTCGGCAGGAACGGCAAGACGAAATTGGTGGAAATATTTTGGTTGGAAATGGCTGGATAATACTAATCCCATTTGGCTTTATCATACTCAGGACTACTATTTTACCTATAATAACACAGTTTTTATTGGGTTGGAGAGCTATGATAACTATGATTCTTGGCGTTATAATATCTATGGCTCCACCAGTTATACCAATCAACAAATTACCTGGCTGAATAACACCCTTTCGCTTTTTCCAGATTATACCAAAGTGCTGTTTCATCACTACGATTTTCAGGAGGAGCTAAATCTTTCCGCTTTAGGAATTGATTTGGCTTTGTGGGGTCACATACATTATAACAGTGGCTCTATTTATACTTATCCCTATAACTTAGCTACCAGTAGCACCTGTAATGGCAATCGCGCTTATCGGGTTGTGCGGATTAATAACAATCAAGTTACACCATATAACACAATTTATGCCGGCTCAAATGGAAATAATTTGTCCCTTCAATTTTACCCTTCCAATTCTGGTGTGGCGGATAGCGTGGAGGCAGTTATCACCAATAATCAGCCCCTTGCTTTTGAAAATGCCCAAATAAAATTTATTATGCCTTCAGGAAATAACGGTTATCGCGTTCAGGGAGGAATTCTGGAACAGGTAGATAGAAGCGGAATTAATAATGTTTGCTATGTTAGCGTTTCGCTTTCTGCTAATAGCACTGCCACCATTTGGCTTGCCGATAGCGGAGTGGAAAACATAGACCCTTTGCAAGTGCCTGAGCTATTACAAATAAAAAGCATCTACCCCAATCCTTTATCCCTGCAGGGGAATATACAACTTTATAGCGAGAAAACATTATCTACATTAACCTTGCAACTATACAACCTGAAAGGACAGCTGGTTTATCAACAAGCATTACAAAGCATTGCCAAAGGAGAAAATAATCTGTCCTTCACTATACCCGATGCTTTATGTAGCGGTATTTACTTTCTGCGTTTGCCGGAAGCAAAGAAGCTAACCCAAAAAATAATAATTCTAAAAAAGTGAGCAGATTATTCCTGAAAAAAGACCTCAAACCGCCAAACTTTTAGCCGCATCAGAATTAGCGGTGGCGAACCTACTCTGCATCCACAATTCTATACAATGCTGAAAGAAATGAGAAATGCCCATAGAAATAGACAAGGAGATATATTAAACCTTTGCCGTAATTGCCATTATGGATAATATGCCCCCGAAAATAACTTTGCACTCCTGCACTCCGGCACTTTGAACTCCCGCACTTTGAACTCCCGCACTTTGAACTCCCGCACTTTGAACTTGTAAACATCTCCTCTTCCTCTCCTCATTCTCCCGACCCACACTCCTCGTTGAGGATGAGAAAACGACAAGTGGATAAGGAGTTAGCATAAGGTAAAAAAAATTCCGCTTTTGTCACCCCGTTCCTGAGATTTGTCACCCCCTATATTATAGAGGATAAAATTATCAGGAGCAAAAAAAATGAAAGTTAAATACCGTAACTTATTGAAAAGTTATCAGGGTAAGAACGATGGAATGGTGTATTATTACAATCCCCATCTGAAAAAATCAATATGCCGCCGCTATATTTACCCCAAAATCAGCCAAAATAATGTGCATTTTGCCCAGATTAACCGTAACTTGAAAGAACTAAACCCCTCGGAAGGTTATCGATCGGATTTGAAAATGTATGTGAATATCACTAAAGCGGAGAAAAAAGAAAGAGGAAATATCTGCTGGAATAATATTTACCGGAAAATAATGTTCGCTCTGGCAAAAGACAAAGGCATTGATCTGGCAACCCTTACCCGCACTGATATTTACAGCCAAAACCTGCCCTGCAAAACAGTGAAAGAAAGCATTGAAGCCGG harbors:
- the fmt gene encoding methionyl-tRNA formyltransferase codes for the protein MRYLFMGSSDYGLPALAKLIQNGYQPSLVISQPHRPSGRNLQKTPTPVSQFALEHKLPLYNPEDINSEESIAKLADYEADIIISASYGNYLGKKVRMLCPFRAVNLHPSLLPKYRGSTPIQSAILKGETETGTTIFQITAKMDAGPIFRQEKLSISEKENYTDLLERLKQQAADILWLFWQDLLKGKELSHSEQDESQATWCSTFNKQSGLINWSNQAKNIHNQIRAFSLTPGAWTYFRAKTMKILASELTAKLAEGKPGQICCLDKKSGFFVNCMDYKLLITKVQAEGKKIMDAAAFINGARLLSEEILGS
- a CDS encoding DUF116 domain-containing protein, with the translated sequence MKKEYFAIIKFPVFVGLSLLIVLLIFFFMVLGSYHNLGLSAWGNIFYTLIFILIIVLIASWILTLISTHRKIKPRWLRIYLSWVLSHIFYHLAMWISVLFFQKKTSMQESFLYFNNEIVVTNYQGMNSKNLLLLLPHCLQNSNCKIRINNNIVECQECGGCDMAKMKAITRDRQIKAAVASGGSLARKLVKDTHPDIIIAVACHRDLTDGVRESWRYPVYSVLNERPKGPCFETTVSSSVIDFAVNKFI
- a CDS encoding trypsin-like peptidase domain-containing protein, yielding MPNLKRINLFTVIIILLLNAFVTMALINRYMDKNAINNDYISQNNSQPNKASSAKRINSITEAVKAVEPAVVSINVIKTEYVRAASPFGFGFFDFFGLTPMMRQVESIGSGVIYDKSGLIITNAHVVSGASQIKVILPDKREFTGTVVGIDEIHDIAKVKINSNNLPVAELGNSSDLITGEWSIALGNPYGFLMNDSKPSVSVGVISAVNRNFAARQDKREYKAMIQTDAAINPGNSGGPLVNINGEVVGINTFIFSENGGNIGIGFAIPINYVKSILAKI
- a CDS encoding metallophosphoesterase; amino-acid sequence: MKKFHFILLLAIFTSSSFFAISQKLPNSEGAKTPGINPQSIVSVYNTPGDTLTVIQRPLLNIPAIVIPGETFTITCLAPQNTTNWNAWLRQQNKRLSLAVTNSEWLTQPDRWEIDVLVPSVSVYELYDLEVSASGGISDFTQNAVQVIPTRKNNYYFVHITDSHIPNRLYYPNAGYDTDSTEVNNLRAVIDDINIIHPEFVLFTGDLVNEGELEGFANQYWYGWGQHLLAELDVPVYVTSGNHDIGGWDETPPSAGTARRNWWKYFGWKWLDNTNPIWLYHTQDYYFTYNNTVFIGLESYDNYDSWRYNIYGSTSYTNQQITWLNNTLSLFPDYTKVLFHHYDFQEELNLSALGIDLALWGHIHYNSGSIYTYPYNLATSSTCNGNRAYRVVRINNNQVTPYNTIYAGSNGNNLSLQFYPSNSGVADSVEAVITNNQPLAFENAQIKFIMPSGNNGYRVQGGILEQVDRSGINNVCYVSVSLSANSTATIWLADSGVENIDPLQVPELLQIKSIYPNPLSLQGNIQLYSEKTLSTLTLQLYNLKGQLVYQQALQSIAKGENNLSFTIPDALCSGIYFLRLPEAKKLTQKIIILKK